The Desulfonatronum lacustre DSM 10312 region GCCAGGAAAATGCCCTCAGGGCCGTACAGATGGGGGCCTACGACTTTTACCGCAAACCCATTGACCTGGATGAACTGCGGATCATCATCAAACGAGCTTTCCATCTCGCTTCCCTGGAGGCGGAAAACCGCCGCCTCCTGAGCACGACCCTGCCGGGCATGAATGATTGCCTCGGCATTGTCGGTCAGTGCCCGAAAATGAGGGAGGTGTTCGCGATGATACGCAAGGTGGCCGATTCCGACGCTTCAGTGATGATCACAGGAGAATCCGGCACGGGAAAAGAACTTGTGGCCAGAGCCGTTCACGCCAAAAGTCCTCGCGGCAACAACAACTTCGTGGCCATCAACTGCGGCGCCATCCCGGAAAATCTTCTGGAGGCCGAGCTGTTCGGGCATGAAAAAGGGGCCTTCACCGGCGCTCATGCCCGAGTCCAAGGCAAGTGCGAATACGCGCATCAAGGCACCCTGTTTCTGGACGAAATTGGAGAATTGCCGTTGAGCCTGCAGGTCAAGTTGCTGCGCTTCCTGCAGGAAAGAGTGATCCAGCGCGTGGGGGGTCGCCAAGACATCCAGGTGGACGCCCGCATCATCTCCGCCACCAACATCAACATCGCCAAGGCCATGGAGCAGGGAACCTTTCGAGACGACCTGTTCTACCGGATCGGCGTGGTGACCATTGACCTGCCCCCCTTGAGAGAACGTGGCGAGGACGTCCTCGTACTGGCCAACCTGTTTTTCCGAAAAAACTGTCGAGATCTTAACCGCAAAATAGGGGGTTTCAGTACGGAATCCTTGAATTGCCTACGCTCTCATGATTGGCCCGGCAACGTGCGCGAGTTGGAGAACAGGGTCCAGCGGGCCGTGATCATGACCAACACCCGTTTCATCGAGCCCGGGGATCTGGGATTCGACGACCAGCCACCGTCCTCAGCCGATGATCCGTCGCCGTCGGTCACCTTGCGGGAAGGCAGAGAGACGGTGGAGCGGCGAATGATCCAGAATGCTCTCCAGGAGCATGCCGGCAACATTTCCAAGGCCGCCGAGGTACTGGGCATATCCAGGCCGACCCTGTACTATCTGGCCAAAAAACACGACCTGGACCAGGGAAACCATGCCTAGCCCCCCTTTGCAAGGAAATGGCGAACCACCCCCGCGCACCGGCCACAAGCGGCGGTGGCCGCGACTCCTGTTCGATCTCGTTCTGAACAGGACCATCTGTATCTTGCACGTCAACGGTTCCAGCACCGTCAAGGCCGGATTGCGCGACCTCAGCAGGCGAAGCGCCGGGTTGCAGAACCTCTCTGGCCGCACGGAAGTCAACAAGGGCGACACGATCATGTTCAAAGAGCTTTCAAGAAACAGCGACTTTTCGATTCTGCGTTGGCAAAGCGGCACGGTGATCTGGAGCAACCAGGAAACCGACCGGTTCGCCGTGGAGTTCTCCGAGCCCTTGCCTTACGTCAAGATGAGCCCAAGGCTCATTGACGCCTTCGCGGAGGAGATCCCAGGCAGGCTGTTGCTGCCTTGAGGGATCAGAACAGAAGCACGCCTTCCGGAGAAGAGAGGATGCCGAACTCATCACGGGATTCCTGAACAAGTACGTTAAGCATATCTTCGGAGACTGATTGTGATACCTGAAAATAGGTATTGGGTTTAACGTTAAACAATAATTGCCGAATGCCTTTTGCATTCTCGACGGAATATTCAATCGTCTTTGAAGGTTCAATATCGGATCGATGAAACAATATAAGCCAATTTTTCCTTGCATCGATAACTCGCGCACCGACCATGCTTGCGGATACAGTCTCAATTTTCAATGTAGCAGGAATGGAGTCAACACTGCTATTTGTGGGAAACAACACAGTCAGAAATTCATCGTACGTGTTGGGCGATCGAGGTTGAATTTCAATACGCCAAGCACCAGGGTCCTCATTTCTTCGCGCTCGAGGTATCTCCTCCTGGGCAAAACGTCGATTAGCTCCATTCAACCAGAATTCATATCCCTCTCCACCGATTCTCCTGATTATGCCCTGCTCTGGAAGCAATGTCTTGACGAACAGCCTGCCCTCCCCTTGGGTGATCTTGATAAGATCGGTGTCTGAAGATTCCACAATCCCCGCGTCACTTGCTCCCTGGACAACCATGAAATCGCCGTTCAATTCGGGACGGCCGCTTTTGTCGTAATAGCTGCCGCTGTGCAACAGCCATTTTTTCGTAAAATGTTTCTCCGGAACATCAATCCTGTCAAAAATGGTTACGACATC contains the following coding sequences:
- the prsR gene encoding PEP-CTERM-box response regulator transcription factor, producing the protein MNRLLIVDDNEDIRKQLKWGLGRDYDLDLAENADHALTLFRKHRPAVVTLDLGLPPHEDSSEEGFRCLTEILTLAPVAKVIVITGNDGQENALRAVQMGAYDFYRKPIDLDELRIIIKRAFHLASLEAENRRLLSTTLPGMNDCLGIVGQCPKMREVFAMIRKVADSDASVMITGESGTGKELVARAVHAKSPRGNNNFVAINCGAIPENLLEAELFGHEKGAFTGAHARVQGKCEYAHQGTLFLDEIGELPLSLQVKLLRFLQERVIQRVGGRQDIQVDARIISATNINIAKAMEQGTFRDDLFYRIGVVTIDLPPLRERGEDVLVLANLFFRKNCRDLNRKIGGFSTESLNCLRSHDWPGNVRELENRVQRAVIMTNTRFIEPGDLGFDDQPPSSADDPSPSVTLREGRETVERRMIQNALQEHAGNISKAAEVLGISRPTLYYLAKKHDLDQGNHA
- a CDS encoding PilZ domain-containing protein, whose amino-acid sequence is MPSPPLQGNGEPPPRTGHKRRWPRLLFDLVLNRTICILHVNGSSTVKAGLRDLSRRSAGLQNLSGRTEVNKGDTIMFKELSRNSDFSILRWQSGTVIWSNQETDRFAVEFSEPLPYVKMSPRLIDAFAEEIPGRLLLP